Proteins encoded within one genomic window of Triticum aestivum cultivar Chinese Spring chromosome 2D, IWGSC CS RefSeq v2.1, whole genome shotgun sequence:
- the LOC123055391 gene encoding serine/threonine-protein kinase SAPK5, producing the protein MEKYEPVREIGSGNFGVAKLMRNRDTRELVAMKFIERGYRIDENVFREIVNHRSLRHPNIIRFKEVVLTPTHLGIVMEYAAGGELFERICDAGRFHEDEARYFFQQLVCGVSFCHAMQICHRDLKLENTLLDGSPAPRLKICDFGYSKSSVLHSRPKSTVGTPAYIAPEVLSRREYDGKHADVWSCGVTLYVMLVGGYPFEDTKDPKNFRKTIARIMSVQYKIPEYVHVSQTCRHLLSRIFVADPRKRITMAEIKAHPWFLKNLPRELKEEAQQAYYNRRHVDVAPSSNGSAGASAAASSNGGGAAVPAPAPAYSAQSVEEIMKIVQEAQTVPKPDKPVSGYGWGTGDGEASDEDDGNQEGEEEEYGEDEYDRTVREVHASGDFGMSKLQI; encoded by the exons ATGGAGAAGTACGAGCCGGTCCGGGAGATCGGGTCGGGCAACTTCGGGGTGGCCAAACTGATGCGCAACCGGGACACGCGCGAGCTCGTCGCCATGAAGTTCATCGAGCGAGGATACAGG ATCGACGAGAACGTGTTCCGGGAGATCGTGAACCACCGGTCGCTGCGGCACCCCAACATCATCCGCTTCAAGGAGGTGGTGCTCACGCCCACACACCTGGGCATCGTCATGGAGTacgccgccggcggcgagctcttcgaGCGCATCTGCGACGCCGGCCGCTTCCACGAGGACGAGGCGCGCTACTTCTTCCAGCAGCTCGTCTGCGGCGTCAGCTTCTGCCACGCCATGCAGATCTGCCACCGCGACCTCAAGCTGGAGAACACCCTCCTCGACGGCAGCCCCGCGCCGCGACTCAAGATCTGCGACTTCGGATACTCAAAG TCGTCTGTTCTGCACTCGCGGCCCAAGTCGACGGTGGGCACGCCGGCGTACATCGCGCCGGAGGTGCTGTCGCGCCGCGAGTACGACGGGAAGCACGCGGACGTGTGGTCGTGCGGGGTGACGCTCTACGTCATGCTGGTGGGCGGCTACCCGTTCGAGGACACCAAGGACCCCAAGAACTTCCGCAAGACCATCGCGCGGATCATGTCGGTGCAGTACAAGATCCCCGAGTACGTGCACGTCTCGCAGACCTGCCGCCACCTGCTCTCCCGCATCTTCGTCGCCGACCCGCGCAAGCGCATCACCATGGCCGAGATCAAGGCGCACCCCTGGTTCCTCAAGAACCTGCCGCGGGAGCTCAAGGAGGAGGCGCAGCAGGCCTACTACAACCGCCGGCACGTCGACGTCGCTCCCTCCTCCAACGGCAGCGCCGGTGCGAGCGCGGCGGCCTCCTCCAATGGCGGGGGAGCGGCGGTGCCCGCGCCCGCGCCGGCCTACTCGGCGCAGAGCGTGGAGGAGATCATGAAGATCGTGCAGGAGGCGCAGACGGTGCCCAAGCCCGACAAGCCCGTGTCCGGGTACGGCTGGGgcaccggcgacggcgaggcctccGACGAGGACGACGGCaaccaggagggggaggaggaggagtacggCGAGGACGAGTATGACCGGACGGTGCGGGAGGTCCACGCCAGCGGCGACTTCGGCATGAGCAAGCTCCAAATCTGA